The region aaacattatgtaattaaattaaaatattgttaaatactataatagaatataattaatattaaaataacactgatgtagCAACATTTTTAGAGTTAGTACATCTGAAAAataacccctaaccctaaatatgagcaatagtaatagtgattcTTGCTTCTTAACGCCACATATGTCATGATGCACTTGCACTGGTTCTTATTGTACCTTATCATGGCATGGCCTCTCGCAGGGCAGCATGCGTTTCACCCCAGTGCCTAAAGCTCTCTCCACAGTGCGGATCGATCGCACCAGCTCAGCCAGCTCTTCAGGCTCCAGAGATGCCGCATGATCACTGCCTTTCCAGGTTTTGTCCAAGGTCACGTGGCGCTCTACGACCTTTGCTCCCAGTGCAACTGCCCCGACTGTAATGCTGATCCCACTTTCATGGCCTGAGTAACCAATGGGAATGTCTGGAAATTCTTTTTGATATTCCTGTaggttgggggaaaaaaagtaatattagaaAAAGGAAAGTGCCGACCATGGTGATCCGAATTTTGATACACGTGctgtacttgaaataaataaaacggaTTTCTGAGTGTGTAAAGCGCTGGTTTCTTTACCATGATAACCCGCAGGTTGACATCCTCAGGCTCCAGGGGATATGCACTTGTGCACTGCAGGATGCAGAAGTTCTGGTTGTGTTCCTTTACAGTTTCATAAACCCGGCGCATGGTCTCCATGGACTGCATTCCGCTGGACACTACCATGGGACgtcctgaacacacacagacaagcatcagaagttatatttgtttcataattagtTTTAAGagtgaattatatattttaattaataatacttataaCCTATGCTTATCACAGATGCATGTATTTgatgtattaaataattattgtaaaacagtaatactctgaaatattttttttatttaaaatgtaaaattgtctactttaatatgttttatatcatGCTGCTTAAAAATTTGTGAAAAcctggataattttttttaggattcgttgagtaataaaaaattcaaatgaacagtatttatttgaaataaaactatttttaacattataaacatcactTTTGAATGTGCAcagtaaacattaatttctttttccgaaacttctgaacagtgtgtgtgtgtgtgtgtgtgtgtgtgagagagagagagagagagagagagagagagagagagagaatatatttaatatttttatttataagtggtttaaaaataaatactaggGGGATTCACCAAGAACACTAGTAAACGTCTTTaagatatttagttttttttttttttaaaggttacattttattgattgtttgtgataataataataataataataataataaattgaaatataaaaatggcaCCTTTTTGGGCAGTTTTTTTGAGGTAGGGGAAGTTGTTGGTGTCTCCAGATCCAACTTTGAAAAAAGGCACATTGAGCTCGTTCAGGAATTCTACAGCCATCTtaaagaaaattgaaaaaaaatactactattaaCATACATGGCATTCTTGGTcataatatgtgtccctggaccacaaaaccagtcataagggatttacacatcatctgaaagatgaacaaataatcttttcattgatgtatgtatttgttaggataggacaatatttggccgagatacaaaatttgaaaatctggaatctgagggtgcaaaaaagttgtccaaatgaagttcttagcaatgcatattactaatcaaaaattaagttttgatatatttacaataggacatttactaaatatcttcatggaacatgatctttacttaatatcctaatgatttttggcataatagaaatttacatttatgcatttagcggacgcttttatccaaagcgacttcaatcaggctaacatttttttacctaacaatgtaataataatttaataataatcattattattattatttagcaataattttgacccattcaatgtatttttggctattgctacaaatataccccagcgacttaagacggTTTTGTGTTCCAAGCAGGGTCACATATAGGAGCACATCAGCATAAAGCATCACTTCCCCATGGTGCTGCTACAGTACTTTTGTAAGGGGCAGCTGTAATATTCACGACTAATGAGAAAAATAACAACACACGTGACTTTTGGTATTTGATGTAATCAGCAGGCTCTGTTATCTTTCCTTGCTATCGGTAACCCTGAAgccaaaagaaataaaatacagatgCTAGTCTAACAGTCTGTCACTAGAGTCACCCGCTCACCTCGTCCATTCCGGACGCAGTGAAGAAGATGCCCACTTCTTCAGCGTACTGCTGCAGCTCTCTGTACTGCTCGTGGCTGAACTCTAGATGGCGCTTGTGCTCTCCGTATGTTTTTCCCCAGGAGTGTTTGGAGGTGTACGGCCGCTCCAGGGCTTTCTTATTGAACTTAAACTCCAGCTCACTCTTCTGAAACTTCGCACAGTCTGCCCCGCAGTCCTAATATAGAAGAGGAATAGTTATTTACAATAAATCATATCAGAAACTATGTAAAATAACGAGACCTTAAAAGTaatgacaacagaaacatttataaatagttttataaaaataGTCTTACAATATAGTCTTATACTGTATAGTATCTTATGATATACTGATATGGTGTATTATTATAacatctttaattttttattgaataattccATTGTAAACTGAATGCAGAGTATATACTCACTGCTTTCTTTCAGAAAAGAACCCAAAATCGGTACAAGAACTAGCACTTGTATCtattaataatgtgtaaaaagtaTTACTAAAGATCTTAATAAGCAGGTTTATGGTGTAAAAACTTTAAAGATATTCTACGGCACACTTCCAGAGTGTAAGGAAGTGATTTGAGAAGCAGTTCTTCTGAATTAACATTTCCAAGTAGCCTATTTTATGTCCGACATGCATGcccaaaaaaataacatgcatgacCAGTCCccgaaacaatttaaaaaaaattccaaaacatattttaacttgCAGGCTCACCGCAAATAATTAATGTACAGTACCGATGTTGATTAATACAAATAAACCCGTACCTTTGCCATCTTGATCATTTTCTTGGCGATTTCAATGTCTCCCTGATGATTCTGTCCGATTTCTGCAATAATGAAACACGGGTTGTTCCCTCCGATCATGCGACCGGGACATAACTCAAATTTAAGGGGCATTTTAAATCCAGATACACAAACACAGCAAGAAACGCTTCAGAACGGACAGGAGTGAGTCAGTCTCACACGCATCAAAAGCTGGGATGAAAGAGCCCGTGGAACTTCCGGGTTTGTTAGTGGACACGCCCATgcgtttcaaaataaaagtatttaaatatagatttttcataAAAGACTGAACGCTTATTATCCAACATCTTTTATGGGGCTCtttgttaaataatgttttaacataTAAAGTAATGGTTTAACCTACAAAAAATTCGATAAGTATTTTAGTCCAGgggcaaacataaaaacatatggCACATTTTGTGTTCTGTAATGTGTGGCCTTCTTATTTAGAGAAGTTGTATTCACATGTATCGAAGTgcacagttgtatttttttttaatgatttacatttaaaaaaatctaccacaataataaatacatttaccacaatatataatatatatatatatatatatatatatatatatatatatatatattattattattatttaatttttttttaaacagcagctTTGATAGCAGGACATTTGCCTTTAGGTGGCTTAGCAGAGGATACCCGCTACCAGCTAAGCACAGCAAAGTTCTGCCAAAGGATATGCAAATATGTGTCATTACAGGTGtaacaatacaataaatcaatcaaatgacTAAACATATCATCTGAGAAGAATGAGAAGGGTTCAAACACTTAAAAACTTACAAAGCTTAAGAAACCAAAATGATagtatttgcattttaaacatactatatatattcgtacacacatcatcatcatctatcattatatatcaatcattatctatctatctatatgcacgtgtgtgtgtgtgtgtgtgtgtgtgtgtgtgtgtgtgtgtatttatataaataggaATATTCTGCAAATATGACGCCGTCTTTCATCAATATTTAAGGTTTCTAAGTGCATTGCaggatatattattaaaacaactcACTGgcaataaaagtatactttattttcaataatttttaatgtacatATTAGGTAAACGATTCTACGGGTTCTgtgattcaaattaaatattaaattactttagaCATACTGgacaaacatttttcattcattcatacaggCTGAGTGAACgaatacaataaaacatatggtgccAAAAACACAATAAAGGCTTGGCAACGATCAGCATAAGGCGCAAAGGAGAACGCCACTGCACTGCCtccaataaaaaatacaaacaacagaaAGCAAGATAGACAGAATAGCTGATGAAACCACAACACTTTCTTATAGCAGCCTCTCTGTAACAAATACCCCTTAGTTCCactgtaaaaacaaattacataaaacCATCCTTCATACACTTCAACCattcttcaaaattaaaaaatctttcaatAGGCAAATGATCCCAAATAATATAGCACCTAAATGTGACTATAGTACAAACtagatgaataaaagtgtttagGTCAGGCTTCGAAGCCACTAGGATCCTAACAAGGACATAGCACATGGTTGGCCCTCAGTCTTTAAGTCTGTAACTGACTGGTTCCTGGTCTTCGAGCTCTTTCAGTAGGTGCGGCGGGTGGTATAGTCCAGTACCATACTGGCGGCACCCAGCAGCGCAGGATCCTCGAGCTCAGACACCATGACCTTGGTGTCCTGCGCCGAGAGGAGAGCGCGCTGGCTGATCACCTGACGAACGGGATTCTCATAGTGCGCCGCCAGGACACCAGACAGGATCACCAGAGACGGGTTGATCATGTGCAGGATGTTCACGATGCCCAAACCCAGAGCAGTTCCCGCTGTTAGGGAACAGAAGTGAGGCTGTCAGTGCTTTTCTTCACTACAAATCTGCTCAGAATAATGTATGTACTTGAATGTGCATCTTACCGGTGTGAAGAACACTCTCGGCTTTGGAGTTGCCGAGGCATGCAGCATCGATGAGATGAATAGCATTCACCTGTTCTTTATTATTCACAGTCATTCCTTCCATCAACAGCAAGTCCTCTGTCATTAAACATCAAAGAAGCATGTAATTACAATGTTTTACTTAAACTTGGTAACAATTGTTATGCACAACTCTTCTATTGCAAACCCAACCTTAGGAGGATACTATTATTTACGGATTCTGAATGAAACCATAAAAATCAAGTCCtagtttattaattttagaaAAGCTTTGAAACAACTAGTTTCAAACTAGAAATCAAATGTTGCTAACAAAATTAGCAACTATCCTGCTTACTATTTTGAACTTGTTTAATGGGACAATAatcttaaattattaaacaaatttaaattaactactgtgtacagtataattaaatgtaaaacaaaaaaagtatttattttgataCAAAATCATCCATCATTTCAACTTCTCAGAGTAgcaaaagctgaaaagaaaataaCAGGGATTTGTGggaattttttctttcaaataaaatcacagaaagatttttttcataCACTAAACTAAGGTTCTATGTTACTTCTAAACATCTAAAGCAtgcattaacttattttattaatatctatctataatattctaatactataatattaaaatatgaaatataaaatataattctgttATTGTAACTAATGTACtgcttattgttagttaatgcattaatgggACATTATTGTAAAGCAGAAATTCAAATAAACtttcactaaaataaatgaataagacaGAAAAAAGTCAGTAGGTGTTTCTACTTTTACGCCACATTGTTGGCTAGCATTCAGTGTGATTATTCTGCCATATCAGGGCTGGGTCCATTTTTGTCTTTAAAGAATGAACAGATAAAGGTGGTGGAAAAATATGAGGCTTGAGGAAGAAAAGAATACAAGAAGTTCAGACAAATACAAACAATAGTAAGGGTTTATATCACTGTTAACTGTAACGTTTTACAGGAATTCAAACCAGTTTAACTGGTCACTATCAACTGAAAAAGATATGCTTGAAAAGCTGAAGCATTTTGTGACAGAGTGGGCGAGGCTGATAAGCAAGTTTTATTCTGTCTCACCGTCATGGAGTCTCTTGGCTTCTCTCTGCAGGGCGAGACCTGATGAGTAGGCCTCTATGCAACCGTGACTGCCACACATGCACTCTGGTCCTTCCAATGAGACCACGATGTGTCCCAGTTCTGCCGCGCAAAACGTGCTGCCATGGATCAGTTCATTATGCTGGATTATACCACCTCCGATTCCTGCACAAATAAACACAAGGCAAAGCTAATAACAGGCAGAGTCACAGAAGTCAAATAGTAGTAACAATTAGAtctatttcagtctttatttatgcAGTGACATGGCATTAGATTCGTTTCTAATTACTTATATACAGTAAACACAACTGTATCAGTTAAAGAGAAAACCAATATTTCTCAATGTTTTCTGATTCATTCCCAGAAAAAGATGTAATATTTAATGCCCCATgacctactatatatataattaacaggATACAGTCACAATATTTGtgtgtaatgcaaaataatggTTCAGAAGTCTTTATAAGAGTTGGTATGATATGGTAAAATACTGGTACTGGTCAAATCTAAGTAATCAAGCATAAAAGTTACTATCAAAAggtaggtaagattttttttatttttttaaggaagtaTATGCTCAcccaggttgcatttatttgatcaaaaagggtaaaaacaacaataacatgacattttattacaatttaatgcagatgttttattttttattaatttttgaatgtaatttattcctgtgatggcaaagctgaattttcagcatcattactccagtcttcagtgtcacatgatccttcagaaattattctaatatgctgatttgatgctcagatgtgctgcttaatatttttgtggaaaccagatcaggattcttttattaatagaaaaaaataaataaaaaatctttctggccccaaatatttaaatggttaagtacataaaaatatacacatttacattattaatagtATGTATAAAATCTAATAtctttaatataattgtattacatCTTTTAAATAAAGAGATTTCAGCTGTAgccttttcaaatgaaaaaaagcagGCATATTTAGCACTGTTTCTCGAGAATTACCTTCTAAGTGTACAATAAGATTACAGTAACCTAAATAACCAGTGTGACCAGTCTGTCAGCTGTCATTCCACTTTCTGTCAGGTCTCATTCTTTGCTTTATCAAACAAAAGTGAAAGCCCACCACCCCTAGCAACTAACAGAAAGGGATGTAATAAAGGGAACGGACCGGTTCCAGTGATAATGGTGACAAAGTTCTCTATGCCTTTCCCATGACCAAACTTCCTCTCAGCAAGGGCAGCGCAGTTTCCATCATTATCCACCCAGACAGGGAGATGAAGTGCACTAGAAAGAGGTGTACGGATGTCCACCGAACTCCACTCGTTTATTAGCTTAGTAGAGTGGAGGACTATCCCATCTTGTGGGTTCACACGCCCCCCTGTGCTCACACCTGAAAGAAATAGacagtgaatgagtgagtgaatttACAGACACATAGAAAAAGAGCTGGGACAAACGCAGACATACCGACACCCAGGATTCTGCAGTTGAGGTGAACGGCGTCAGCCATGGCCTGTTTGCACATGGTCAGTATCAGCTCTATCCTCTCCTCAAACGTCTTGGGATTCAGCTGGATATATTTCTTAACCACTTTTCCCTGAAACACAAGCACACGTTTACAAGATGAAATCCTCAATATCTGACACCTGATTTCATTTCTAAGGAaatgtaaacaacaaacaaacaaatatcaagCAACAAAGACAACCAACTATTAAACCATCACAATGAAATTCTGCAGGAGAAATTACATCGTAAATTACTTCACCTTTAATTTCTTAGCTCAATCAGATTCAAAAAATTGGGATCAATCagaaagtctatttttttttttcgaaataaattaatacttttagcaaggatgcattaaattgacagtaaaatgacaattttctttttcatcataTATAAGAAAGTATCAcacaaaattaagcagcaaaactgataatattaataacaattatttaaaaacatttccttgattaaaaaaaaaaagctttttaaataagagatgtttcttgagaaccaaatcagcatttttgtatttttgatcaaataaatgcaaccttggtaacAACCATGAGAGACATTTACAGACTCCATACTTTCGAACAGTAATTTTAtgcatgcaaattaaaaaaatatattagtgctgtcaaacgattaatcatgattaatcacgtccaaaataaaggtttttgtttacataatatatgtgtgtatactgtgtatatttattaaataaatatatagaaataaacacacatacagtatatattttgaaaatatttagatattttatattatatatataaatatatttaatatataaacataacatatttttcttaaatatataaatgcatgtgtttgtatttatataaacataataaatacacacagtatacacacatatattatgtaaacaaaaacttttattttgcatgtgattaattgcgattaatcgtttgacagcactaaaaaaataaataaataaacagcataatAATAATCTCTCCTTGCTTCCACAGATTGAATTATTTTTTGCTTTCCTAATATTGATTTGATCATTTGTCATAAACTTGTACCTCTCCATCACTCTGACTGGAAGTATGGACCCTGTGATAGCTATAAAcctaaaccaataaaacacatttaataaaatttcagCATTTAAATATAGTTGGAATTTACTTCATTATTTTAGACTGCTTGAGAACCAGtatgatgtttataatgtttatgaaATAACAGGTGAATATATAAGCCAAAACGATTAATTGGCTGATAATTGGCCATTTTgagattaatataaatataaattaatattttcttttaaaatatttttagtgaatgatgagtaatattgtaaaatatgtggCCAAATATTTAAACTGCACTATTCACATACAGAAAGAGCTGATTACACAACCTTTCTGATCAAACCTGCCGCTGTTTGTTTTACAATCAGACTTTGTGTGCGTCAcatgaatgaaatattaacatAAGTGCTGCATATCCTGCTGCATAAAACACCTCACAGTCTGGCACACACATCCTGTCATAAGCAAACACAGAAGTACTGAGAACGTAGAGCATGTCTTGCATCTTCTAGAAGATGAACTGGATCTGAACACCTGACTCCAGAGGTTTTCTCTGCATACCTTCATACTGATGATGGCGACACGAAGGTTGGTCCCCCCCAAATCTACAGCAAGAGCACTCTGGGTCTCCAAAATGTGGTCGATATCTTGAGAGATGCATTCCTTCACTGATGGGAAACAGAACTTTTTCTGTAGTGGCTCAGAAAGGTCAATGGTCTGCATGAACTTCAAGATACGCTGGACTGCATTTCCATCACCGTAGATCTTGGAGCTAGCGGACAGAGCCAGAACACACAGGATATGTTCAGGGTTCGAGTTCACAGTTACGTTACATTTGAGTTATCCAAGAATGGCCAAAAATGAGCTGACTGATCCAACCATAACAATATATgtaatcaaatataattattaaataagaaTCTTaacttgccttggcaactaactgaaattaaaataagttcttattcaataataaaactttaaaattataaacaagcTTAAATTCTATATTACAATCAgagttttttaatgaatactattaaatattaattgaaatatatttatgtttataactatatcaaaaacaaacttaaataaaaaataaaaaaaattagaaatgttgccttgacaactcaggaaaataaaataagtttatgttgGAATGCTAAAATTGTACtaaaattacttttgtaaattaaattggTACTAATTACTACCACTAAACTATAAtggaaaaatacataataaaatccttaatagaaacataaaacaaaataaaaaacatcaaaataataaaaaataataataataaaatcacaaaaataaaaaaggaacaaaattcctaaaacttaaaataaaaattaaactgacaactgaaaatactaaaataattgtattattatgaaatactaaaaaaagtatatacacacatagagagatataaatatatagatagatatacagtatgaaagagagagagagagagagagagagagagagagagagagagagagagagagagagagagataataaaatgaaacaattaatTACCAGGGGTAGCGTTTTCCAAACTGCAGCTCCAGGGcatggtatattttattatgcgTGTCTGCATCTCGCACGTGTAGAACATTTTCCCctattgccaaaaaaaaacatggattggTAAATATGATCCATCAAGACAAAAAAAGAGTTTGGGCCTGTTCAGAAGAATAAACATGCCATGCTGATTATTAAGGATCCTGTACATCatgaatggaaaagaaaaaacactataaagGGTACAGAAGAGTGATCATATCCTGCCACAATGCTTCAATTTCATCTGTAAAGGTCAGTCATTCATATTCATTACTAATCTGACCAGTTTCTCGGCCCGTCTGGCGAGTGCCCAGGTTAATGACAGGTGTTCCGAACGCTCCGGCCTCACGAACTCCACAGCTGCTGTTCCCGATCATGCAGCCGGCGTGTGCCA is a window of Cyprinus carpio isolate SPL01 chromosome B1, ASM1834038v1, whole genome shotgun sequence DNA encoding:
- the LOC109090612 gene encoding bifunctional UDP-N-acetylglucosamine 2-epimerase/N-acetylmannosamine kinase isoform X4, whose protein sequence is MEQSEKRLKKQLRVCVATCNRADYSKLAPIMFGIKSHPEIFDLEVVVLGSHLIDDYGNTFRMIEQDEFDIGSKLHTIVRGEDEAAMVESVGLALVKLPDVLQRLAPDILLVHGDRFDALALATAAALMNIRILHLEGGEVSGTIDDSIRHAISKLAHYHAVCTRSAERHLISMCEDHSRILLAGCPSYDKLLSAHQRDYYIDIIKSWLGDAVKEQDYIVALQHPVTTDIKNSIKIYELMLDALISFNKKTLVLFPNIDAGSKEMVRVMRRKGIEQHPNFRAVKHVPFDQFIQLVAHAGCMIGNSSCGVREAGAFGTPVINLGTRQTGRETGENVLHVRDADTHNKIYHALELQFGKRYPCSKIYGDGNAVQRILKFMQTIDLSEPLQKKFCFPSVKECISQDIDHILETQSALAVDLGGTNLRVAIISMKVYSYHRVHTSSQSDGEGKVVKKYIQLNPKTFEERIELILTMCKQAMADAVHLNCRILGVGVSTGGRVNPQDGIVLHSTKLINEWSSVDIRTPLSSALHLPVWVDNDGNCAALAERKFGHGKGIENFVTIITGTGIGGGIIQHNELIHGSTFCAAELGHIVVSLEGPECMCGSHGCIEAYSSGLALQREAKRLHDEDLLLMEGMTVNNKEQVNAIHLIDAACLGNSKAESVLHTAGTALGLGIVNILHMINPSLVILSGVLAAHYENPVRQVISQRALLSAQDTKVMVSELEDPALLGAASMVLDYTTRRTY
- the LOC109090612 gene encoding bifunctional UDP-N-acetylglucosamine 2-epimerase/N-acetylmannosamine kinase isoform X3, with translation MMQGHAINPHSVQVRNIHELYYLRTQKAQPKMEQSEKRLKKQLRVCVATCNRADYSKLAPIMFGIKSHPEIFDLEVVVLGSHLIDDYGNTFRMIEQDEFDIGSKLHTIVRGEDEAAMVESVGLALVKLPDVLQRLAPDILLVHGDRFDALALATAAALMNIRILHLEGGEVSGTIDDSIRHAISKLAHYHAVCTRSAERHLISMCEDHSRILLAGCPSYDKLLSAHQRDYYIDIIKSWLGDAVKEQDYIVALQHPVTTDIKNSIKIYELMLDALISFNKKTLVLFPNIDAGSKEMVRVMRRKGIEQHPNFRAVKHVPFDQFIQLVAHAGCMIGNSSCGVREAGAFGTPVINLGTRQTGRETGENVLHVRDADTHNKIYHALELQFGKRYPCSKIYGDGNAVQRILKFMQTIDLSEPLQKKFCFPSVKECISQDIDHILETQSALAVDLGGTNLRVAIISMKGKVVKKYIQLNPKTFEERIELILTMCKQAMADAVHLNCRILGVGVSTGGRVNPQDGIVLHSTKLINEWSSVDIRTPLSSALHLPVWVDNDGNCAALAERKFGHGKGIENFVTIITGTGIGGGIIQHNELIHGSTFCAAELGHIVVSLEGPECMCGSHGCIEAYSSGLALQREAKRLHDEDLLLMEGMTVNNKEQVNAIHLIDAACLGNSKAESVLHTAGTALGLGIVNILHMINPSLVILSGVLAAHYENPVRQVISQRALLSAQDTKVMVSELEDPALLGAASMVLDYTTRRTY
- the LOC109090612 gene encoding bifunctional UDP-N-acetylglucosamine 2-epimerase/N-acetylmannosamine kinase isoform X2, whose product is MMQGHAINPHELYYLRTQKAQPKMEQSEKRLKKQLRVCVATCNRADYSKLAPIMFGIKSHPEIFDLEVVVLGSHLIDDYGNTFRMIEQDEFDIGSKLHTIVRGEDEAAMVESVGLALVKLPDVLQRLAPDILLVHGDRFDALALATAAALMNIRILHLEGGEVSGTIDDSIRHAISKLAHYHAVCTRSAERHLISMCEDHSRILLAGCPSYDKLLSAHQRDYYIDIIKSWLGDAVKEQDYIVALQHPVTTDIKNSIKIYELMLDALISFNKKTLVLFPNIDAGSKEMVRVMRRKGIEQHPNFRAVKHVPFDQFIQLVAHAGCMIGNSSCGVREAGAFGTPVINLGTRQTGRETGENVLHVRDADTHNKIYHALELQFGKRYPCSKIYGDGNAVQRILKFMQTIDLSEPLQKKFCFPSVKECISQDIDHILETQSALAVDLGGTNLRVAIISMKVYSYHRVHTSSQSDGEGKVVKKYIQLNPKTFEERIELILTMCKQAMADAVHLNCRILGVGVSTGGRVNPQDGIVLHSTKLINEWSSVDIRTPLSSALHLPVWVDNDGNCAALAERKFGHGKGIENFVTIITGTGIGGGIIQHNELIHGSTFCAAELGHIVVSLEGPECMCGSHGCIEAYSSGLALQREAKRLHDEDLLLMEGMTVNNKEQVNAIHLIDAACLGNSKAESVLHTAGTALGLGIVNILHMINPSLVILSGVLAAHYENPVRQVISQRALLSAQDTKVMVSELEDPALLGAASMVLDYTTRRTY
- the LOC109090623 gene encoding sialic acid synthase-like, producing the protein MPLKFELCPGRMIGGNNPCFIIAEIGQNHQGDIEIAKKMIKMAKDCGADCAKFQKSELEFKFNKKALERPYTSKHSWGKTYGEHKRHLEFSHEQYRELQQYAEEVGIFFTASGMDEMAVEFLNELNVPFFKVGSGDTNNFPYLKKTAQKGRPMVVSSGMQSMETMRRVYETVKEHNQNFCILQCTSAYPLEPEDVNLRVIMEYQKEFPDIPIGYSGHESGISITVGAVALGAKVVERHVTLDKTWKGSDHAASLEPEELAELVRSIRTVERALGTGVKRMLPCERPCHDKLGKSVVAKTAIPKGTELTLDMLTVKVAEPKGVAPEHIFQLVGKKVTIDIEEDESVTEDAVDNYGKKAKA
- the LOC109090612 gene encoding bifunctional UDP-N-acetylglucosamine 2-epimerase/N-acetylmannosamine kinase isoform X1 produces the protein MMQGHAINPHSVQVRNIHELYYLRTQKAQPKMEQSEKRLKKQLRVCVATCNRADYSKLAPIMFGIKSHPEIFDLEVVVLGSHLIDDYGNTFRMIEQDEFDIGSKLHTIVRGEDEAAMVESVGLALVKLPDVLQRLAPDILLVHGDRFDALALATAAALMNIRILHLEGGEVSGTIDDSIRHAISKLAHYHAVCTRSAERHLISMCEDHSRILLAGCPSYDKLLSAHQRDYYIDIIKSWLGDAVKEQDYIVALQHPVTTDIKNSIKIYELMLDALISFNKKTLVLFPNIDAGSKEMVRVMRRKGIEQHPNFRAVKHVPFDQFIQLVAHAGCMIGNSSCGVREAGAFGTPVINLGTRQTGRETGENVLHVRDADTHNKIYHALELQFGKRYPCSKIYGDGNAVQRILKFMQTIDLSEPLQKKFCFPSVKECISQDIDHILETQSALAVDLGGTNLRVAIISMKVYSYHRVHTSSQSDGEGKVVKKYIQLNPKTFEERIELILTMCKQAMADAVHLNCRILGVGVSTGGRVNPQDGIVLHSTKLINEWSSVDIRTPLSSALHLPVWVDNDGNCAALAERKFGHGKGIENFVTIITGTGIGGGIIQHNELIHGSTFCAAELGHIVVSLEGPECMCGSHGCIEAYSSGLALQREAKRLHDEDLLLMEGMTVNNKEQVNAIHLIDAACLGNSKAESVLHTAGTALGLGIVNILHMINPSLVILSGVLAAHYENPVRQVISQRALLSAQDTKVMVSELEDPALLGAASMVLDYTTRRTY